In bacterium, one DNA window encodes the following:
- a CDS encoding porin — MKKFKVSGYVQARYEYHDDAISNPALGTASTDSRNMGKLLNRFYIRRGRLKVTFQANKNASGVVYFDGSASGVSLKEAFVALTEPRSEVRFTLGQFNWPFGYEVSFSSSKREFPERARWSRTLFPGERDRGVKVERAFKIEDRYDLNLTAGVFNGNGIEDRVFGATDPNKSKDFIARAACDFGALDVGVSGYWGEQFNPSDSAVPVQTPSSTDKIRYGADAQFAFDVPRLGGGALKAEFVVGQEPKNQSKAFLSSDTTRDVTGLDVVLAQNLHPNLQFISRIDYYDPDRDIKSDEFVAYGLGLVYFWDNHSKVKLVYEIPKSGKNARSGLEPGTTKDLKDNILTMEWVYTF, encoded by the coding sequence TTGAAGAAGTTCAAAGTGTCCGGGTACGTGCAGGCGCGCTACGAGTATCATGATGATGCAATCAGCAATCCGGCGTTGGGCACGGCATCGACGGACTCCAGGAACATGGGCAAGCTGTTGAATCGATTCTACATTCGCCGCGGTCGGCTGAAGGTGACGTTTCAAGCCAACAAGAACGCCTCCGGCGTTGTATACTTTGACGGCTCCGCCTCCGGCGTCTCCCTGAAAGAGGCCTTCGTCGCGTTGACCGAGCCCAGGTCGGAAGTGAGATTCACGCTGGGACAATTCAACTGGCCGTTTGGCTACGAGGTCAGTTTCTCGTCGTCGAAGCGTGAGTTTCCCGAGCGGGCACGCTGGTCGCGCACCTTGTTTCCGGGGGAGCGCGACCGCGGTGTCAAAGTTGAACGCGCGTTCAAGATCGAGGATCGCTACGACCTGAATCTGACCGCCGGCGTGTTCAACGGCAACGGCATCGAGGATCGTGTCTTTGGCGCGACCGACCCGAACAAGAGCAAGGATTTCATCGCCCGCGCTGCATGCGATTTTGGCGCGCTCGATGTCGGCGTTTCGGGGTATTGGGGCGAGCAGTTCAATCCCAGCGACTCCGCCGTCCCTGTCCAGACGCCGTCGTCGACCGACAAGATTCGCTACGGGGCGGATGCGCAATTCGCCTTTGACGTGCCGCGGCTGGGCGGCGGCGCGCTGAAGGCCGAGTTTGTCGTCGGACAGGAGCCGAAGAATCAGTCGAAGGCGTTTCTGTCCTCCGACACCACGCGTGACGTGACGGGACTAGATGTTGTGCTCGCGCAGAATCTTCATCCCAATCTTCAGTTCATCTCGCGCATCGACTACTACGATCCCGACCGTGACATCAAAAGCGATGAGTTTGTCGCCTACGGGCTCGGATTGGTTTACTTCTGGGACAATCACAGCAAGGTCAAGCTGGTCTACGAGATTCCCAAGTCGGGCAAGAATGCCCGCAGCGGGCTGGAGCCGGGAACGACCAAGGATCTGAAGGACAACATCCTGACCATGGAATGGGTGTACACATTTTGA